From the genome of Pseudomonas bubulae:
AGCGACTTGTCGCTGAACTCGAAATACACCGAGTGGTCGGCCTTGCTCACTGGCTCGCCCGGCCCCGGGCGCCCACGCAAAAAGGCCGCCGTGATCTCGTAATGCTCACGGGGCAATGCGCGTACGATCTGCTCGGCGAGGTCGGCAAAGTCATGGGACTTGACGTTGTAGTCGGGCTGCAATTGCAAAACCTTGGAACGCTTCATAACTCTCCCCGGTGAAATCCGGTGGCATCAATAACCCAGGCAGGCTCTGCCGCCAGACGCTGGATTGCAACTGGATCGGGAGCAGGCAGCTTGGCCCACTCGTTACGCTTCCAACACACGAAGTGAAAGTAAGGAAAGGTGTGATCGCCGTCACGATCGTTTTTCAATATGCCGTTTTTCCAGAACCACTTGCCCGGGAAATTTTCCGTGCCGTCATGCCACTTAATGCAGCCGCCGGGGGTACTGAAGGCCTCGGTAAACTCACTGGTGCGACGCAGCGGGTTGAACTTGCCCACCAGCTCGAACAGCGGTTTGGGCAGGTTCTTGCGCCACAGGAAGATCCGGCTGAAGGCACCTTCATCCAGCGCATGATGCTGATTGTCAGTAAAGCGCTGCTGCCAGTCCTTTATCCGCATGAACAGCTCGCGCTTGCATGACGTATTGCGCATCAGGCACAAATGCCCCGCGACCCGGCGTTCGTGGGTTGAAAACAGGTCATAGCGGGCCAGCCGCTCGGCGGTGAAATAACTGCGCAGGTCTCCGTACACCAGATCAATATCGCCGAAGGCCCAGAAATCATAGCCCTGCAGACGATCTTCGTGGATATAGCCCAACGCCGGCTTGATATCGCACAGTTTATAAGCCTCTTTGGGTGCGAAATTGATCTTCAGGCGCTCAGAAACCTTACGGCAA
Proteins encoded in this window:
- a CDS encoding DUF6625 family protein — translated: MIKPSPRILFVIPYFGRWPFWMPFFLESCRHNPDINWLFFSDCGVPENLPANVTVESISFTDYCRKVSERLKINFAPKEAYKLCDIKPALGYIHEDRLQGYDFWAFGDIDLVYGDLRSYFTAERLARYDLFSTHERRVAGHLCLMRNTSCKRELFMRIKDWQQRFTDNQHHALDEGAFSRIFLWRKNLPKPLFELVGKFNPLRRTSEFTEAFSTPGGCIKWHDGTENFPGKWFWKNGILKNDRDGDHTFPYFHFVCWKRNEWAKLPAPDPVAIQRLAAEPAWVIDATGFHRGEL